Proteins encoded by one window of Streptomyces sp. NBC_01571:
- a CDS encoding NUDIX hydrolase, with translation MPYDPSAFPPFAVTVDLVVLTVRRHALCALAVRRGEQPFQGRWALPGGFVRADENLAQAAARELAEETGLRAHDPSVPAQDNGAHLEQLATYGDPERDPRMRVVSVAHLALAPDLPAPRAGGDAKSARWAPVEELLQQGGYGRDGEQAAPLAFDHATILADGVERARSKIEYSSLATAFCPTEFTVGELRRVYEAVWGVALDPRNFHRKVTGTPGFLVPTGGTTTRQGGRPAQLFRAGGATLLNPPMLRPEV, from the coding sequence ATGCCCTACGACCCGTCTGCCTTTCCGCCCTTTGCCGTGACCGTGGACCTGGTCGTGCTGACCGTGCGTCGCCACGCCCTGTGCGCGCTGGCGGTACGCAGGGGCGAGCAGCCGTTCCAGGGCCGGTGGGCGCTGCCGGGCGGGTTCGTACGGGCCGACGAGAATCTCGCGCAGGCGGCGGCGCGCGAGCTGGCCGAGGAGACCGGGCTGCGTGCCCACGACCCGTCCGTGCCGGCACAGGACAACGGCGCGCACCTCGAGCAGCTGGCGACGTACGGCGATCCCGAACGCGACCCGCGCATGAGGGTCGTCAGCGTGGCCCATCTCGCGCTCGCCCCCGACCTGCCCGCGCCCAGGGCCGGGGGTGACGCCAAGAGCGCGCGCTGGGCGCCCGTGGAGGAGCTGCTCCAACAGGGCGGTTACGGCCGCGACGGCGAGCAGGCGGCGCCACTCGCCTTCGACCACGCGACGATCCTCGCGGACGGCGTGGAACGCGCCCGGTCCAAGATCGAGTACTCGTCGCTGGCCACCGCCTTCTGCCCGACCGAATTCACCGTAGGCGAGCTGCGCCGTGTCTACGAGGCGGTGTGGGGCGTCGCGCTCGATCCGCGCAACTTCCACCGCAAGGTGACGGGTACGCCGGGCTTCCTCGTGCCCACGGGAGGCACGACCACGCGTCAGGGAGGCCGCCCTGCCCAGCTGTTCCGCGCGGGCGGCGCCACCCTGCTCAATCCGCCGATGCTGCGCCCCGAGGTCTGA
- a CDS encoding DUF1453 domain-containing protein, whose product MSGLVNALVIFAVVVLVVARQFRARRVSTDRRWWIVPVVLAVIALREPGLIDPRHRTAAVLLIGAELVIGLAIGAAWAWTTRMWVEPDGTVWSRSTKAGAAVWGVGIAVRLGLFGIGALLGVRQDSSALLLALAATLLVRSGVLLWRSQSLRPAGVLGAAYGGGVPQASWKERV is encoded by the coding sequence ATGTCCGGGCTCGTCAACGCCTTGGTGATCTTCGCCGTCGTTGTTCTCGTCGTCGCACGCCAATTCCGTGCGCGCAGGGTCAGCACGGACAGGCGCTGGTGGATCGTGCCGGTTGTGCTGGCCGTGATCGCTCTGCGCGAGCCGGGGCTCATCGACCCCCGTCACCGGACCGCGGCGGTCCTCCTCATCGGGGCAGAGCTCGTCATCGGGCTGGCCATCGGAGCCGCCTGGGCGTGGACCACACGGATGTGGGTGGAGCCGGACGGCACGGTCTGGAGCAGGAGCACCAAGGCAGGCGCGGCCGTCTGGGGCGTGGGCATAGCCGTGCGGCTGGGGCTCTTCGGCATCGGTGCGCTGCTGGGCGTGCGTCAGGACAGCTCCGCACTGCTGCTCGCGCTCGCCGCCACCCTGCTGGTCCGCTCCGGAGTCCTGCTCTGGCGGTCGCAGTCCCTGCGCCCGGCGGGCGTGCTGGGCGCGGCGTACGGTGGCGGCGTGCCCCAGGCCTCGTGGAAGGAGCGCGTGTGA
- a CDS encoding glycogen debranching N-terminal domain-containing protein, which produces MPMPNPPSEPDVDLPQSRGPARHLDRLGGSASPFAGAESASSPFAATAGASTARPAPVPFPRRTTDLPPVHTALICVALPGLAISTEQGQLTGRGLDGFYRAGRRMLSRCQVKVSGREPLPVQARMIGADRARFVGTVRASTDSGPDPDVIVERTRSADGTERIVLHSAASRTLRLSLEVALGTDLAELASVASGRAGPELSATVHDSGLRWTCATGDSAVTADPPPADALASAGLLRWEFELSPGGTRTVELRVRPDGASPHRAVGRGATSPLAQARAVGDDPRIQALLHTGVEDLRALLLRDPAHPSDAHLAAGAPWRCGLAPADALAAARMTLPLGTRLAAGTLRTLARTQIAGQGARSGLIPGPRRDAGPYLPPGCTATEATLLFPALLAEARRWGLAEQVTEELLPAAERCLAWLRTTVGDGTYLPDPQPGGPFRCETQAHAHRAAVLGAELLDETGRPGGPGLRQWAQELRAAFHEDFWVEDRGEGRPAAARGPDGRPVPQLGAGTVHLLDTGLLGSGALAPGLLDKTRTERFARSLADPAMDSGWGLRSLDAKEAAYNPFGHRSGAVRVHETAVAVAGLFAAGHEKEASALLQGLLAAAETFGHRLPEMYAGEQRTQGGAPVPHPAACRPAATAAAAAVLLVTAVAGIRPDAPAGTVTLRPVGSAPLGEIGLTGLRIAGAPFSVRVSRLGLTMVEEAADGLQLGV; this is translated from the coding sequence ATGCCCATGCCCAACCCGCCCTCCGAACCCGACGTCGACCTCCCGCAGTCACGCGGCCCCGCCCGACACCTCGACCGCCTAGGCGGTTCGGCATCTCCGTTCGCAGGAGCGGAGAGCGCATCGAGTCCCTTCGCGGCGACGGCGGGTGCCTCCACGGCCCGTCCGGCACCCGTTCCCTTTCCGCGCCGGACCACGGACCTGCCTCCCGTGCACACCGCGCTCATCTGCGTGGCCCTGCCAGGACTGGCGATCTCCACGGAGCAGGGACAGCTGACCGGTCGCGGGCTGGACGGGTTCTACCGCGCGGGCCGGCGGATGCTGTCCCGCTGCCAGGTAAAGGTGTCAGGGCGCGAACCGCTCCCCGTACAGGCCCGGATGATCGGCGCCGACCGGGCCCGCTTCGTGGGGACGGTGCGCGCGTCCACCGACTCGGGCCCCGATCCGGACGTGATCGTGGAACGGACGAGGAGCGCGGACGGCACGGAGCGGATCGTCCTGCACAGCGCTGCCTCCCGCACGCTGCGCCTCTCGCTGGAGGTCGCCCTGGGCACGGACCTCGCGGAACTCGCTTCGGTCGCCTCGGGCCGAGCGGGGCCCGAACTGTCCGCCACCGTCCACGACTCGGGCCTCCGGTGGACCTGCGCCACGGGGGACTCGGCCGTCACCGCCGACCCGCCACCCGCCGACGCCCTGGCCTCCGCGGGACTGCTCCGCTGGGAGTTCGAACTGTCGCCCGGCGGCACGCGAACCGTCGAGCTGCGGGTACGGCCCGACGGCGCCTCGCCCCACAGAGCCGTGGGGCGAGGCGCGACGAGCCCGCTGGCCCAGGCACGGGCCGTGGGCGACGACCCCAGGATCCAGGCGCTCCTGCACACCGGCGTGGAGGACCTGCGAGCCCTGCTGCTGCGGGACCCCGCGCATCCTTCGGACGCGCACCTCGCGGCGGGCGCGCCGTGGCGCTGCGGCCTGGCACCGGCCGACGCACTCGCCGCGGCTCGGATGACGCTGCCGCTCGGCACCCGCCTTGCCGCGGGCACCCTGCGGACCCTCGCCCGTACCCAGATCGCCGGCCAGGGAGCGCGGTCCGGCCTGATCCCCGGGCCGCGCCGGGACGCGGGTCCGTATCTGCCGCCGGGATGCACGGCGACCGAAGCGACCCTGCTGTTCCCCGCCCTTCTCGCGGAGGCTCGGCGCTGGGGGCTGGCGGAGCAGGTGACCGAGGAACTGCTGCCCGCAGCCGAGCGGTGCCTCGCCTGGTTGCGGACCACCGTGGGCGACGGCACCTACCTGCCCGACCCGCAACCCGGCGGCCCGTTCCGCTGCGAGACGCAGGCCCATGCCCACCGCGCGGCCGTGCTGGGTGCCGAACTGCTCGACGAGACCGGCCGGCCCGGCGGCCCGGGGCTGCGGCAGTGGGCGCAGGAGCTGCGGGCGGCGTTCCACGAGGACTTCTGGGTCGAGGACAGGGGCGAGGGAAGACCCGCGGCAGCCCGCGGCCCGGACGGGCGCCCGGTGCCGCAGCTCGGCGCGGGCACCGTCCACCTCCTGGACACGGGACTGCTCGGTTCCGGAGCCCTGGCCCCCGGGCTGCTGGACAAGACTCGGACCGAGCGGTTCGCGCGGTCGCTCGCGGACCCCGCCATGGACTCGGGCTGGGGGCTGCGCAGCCTCGACGCCAAGGAGGCGGCGTACAACCCCTTCGGCCACCGCAGCGGCGCCGTGCGGGTCCACGAGACCGCTGTCGCCGTCGCGGGGCTGTTCGCCGCCGGCCACGAGAAAGAGGCGAGCGCACTGTTGCAGGGGCTCCTGGCGGCCGCCGAGACCTTCGGACACCGGCTGCCCGAGATGTACGCGGGCGAGCAGCGCACCCAGGGAGGCGCCCCGGTGCCGCATCCAGCAGCCTGCCGCCCCGCCGCCACCGCGGCCGCCGCCGCGGTGCTGCTCGTCACCGCCGTCGCGGGCATCCGCCCCGACGCCCCTGCGGGGACGGTGACGCTGCGTCCGGTCGGCAGCGCACCGCTCGGTGAGATCGGGCTGACGGGACTGCGGATCGCGGGCGCGCCCTTCTCCGTGCGCGTCAGCAGGCTCGGCCTCACCATGGTCGAGGAGGCCGCCGACGGGCTGCAGTTGGGAGTCTGA
- a CDS encoding serine protease: MRRPLVASLALAAAAAVIPLASPAPAATGGVVIGGQPVDIAQSPWTVALSSRDRFGGTRAGQFCGGVVIGPSLVLTAAHCLGPLVLGGPPQKVRDLKVVAGRGDLLSTKGEEIPVSKTWVNPAYDAEANAGDFAVLTLASPLPQSSVIRMAAAGDAAYAPGTGAAVYGWGDTSGGGDYPLTLRSVGVNVLSDAVCERAYPGNADGTYRAGSMLCAGEIEGGRDACQGDSGGPLVAQGRLIGLVSWGSGCGQPGSPGVYTRVSDVVRALGSRR; encoded by the coding sequence ATGCGCCGTCCCCTTGTCGCCTCGCTGGCCCTCGCGGCCGCCGCGGCCGTGATACCGCTGGCGTCCCCCGCCCCGGCCGCGACCGGTGGCGTCGTCATCGGAGGTCAACCCGTCGATATCGCCCAGAGCCCGTGGACCGTGGCGCTGTCCAGCCGTGACCGGTTCGGGGGTACGCGGGCCGGACAGTTCTGCGGCGGTGTGGTGATCGGCCCGTCGCTCGTCCTGACCGCGGCCCACTGCCTGGGGCCGCTCGTGCTCGGAGGGCCACCCCAGAAAGTCCGCGACCTGAAGGTCGTCGCGGGCCGGGGGGACCTGCTTTCCACCAAGGGCGAGGAGATCCCGGTCAGCAAGACCTGGGTCAATCCGGCCTACGACGCCGAGGCGAACGCCGGGGACTTCGCGGTGCTCACGCTCGCCTCCCCGCTGCCTCAGAGCTCGGTCATCCGGATGGCTGCCGCCGGGGACGCCGCCTACGCGCCCGGTACGGGCGCCGCGGTCTACGGCTGGGGCGACACGTCGGGTGGCGGCGACTACCCGCTCACCCTGCGGTCCGTGGGAGTGAACGTGCTGTCCGACGCCGTCTGCGAGCGAGCCTATCCGGGAAACGCGGACGGCACCTACAGGGCCGGCTCCATGCTGTGCGCCGGTGAGATCGAGGGCGGGCGGGACGCCTGCCAGGGCGACAGTGGCGGCCCGCTCGTCGCTCAGGGCCGGCTGATCGGACTCGTGTCGTGGGGCAGCGGCTGCGGGCAGCCGGGGAGCCCCGGGGTCTATACGCGGGTCTCCGACGTCGTCAGGGCGCTCGGCTCGCGCCGCTGA
- a CDS encoding ATP-binding cassette domain-containing protein, which produces MIQAIGLTSNPRGELRPAVDDVSFEARAGHVTALLGASGAGKTTTLKLMLELRPGRGITYFRGRPLHRIAHPSREVGVLLGDVPGHPARTVHGQLRMLCAAAGVPVRRADEVLEVVGLVSLCDERLSTLSRGLDRRLGLACALLADPHTLVLDDPAAGLSAREGRWLHGVLRAHASQGGTVLFSTGDAKEAAWAADRVITLREGRVAADQEVADFARTRLRPRVAVRSPHAVRLGALIAKEARTDQRSVEVVREDGNRLSVYGSTCAAVGETAYRHGILVHQIADETGDMGTPPDPSAGGGALGSDDSSRAETPATERQPVLLPPIAVRQAPSPLRPLRYELRRAAGVGTGYLTSAAVLFVSALLSVFLARIGHTPGPRLLAAWPRESPLPPAALGAGLLGAIAFGEEFRHPALAADRGTVPRRLGLLAAKLLVSSGTALMLAFLTVGCDLEILYLVYGRELTAIPGDWLSLGASWIGLVVGCAWAGVLAAGLFRSTTAGLAAVLAVPVLVVPLVQKALSGPSVRTAAGFPERLRELTLVQWPFGGARYLAAVVRLVVQPVGGALTLSLTALLCAFLLTTLRSRVR; this is translated from the coding sequence GTGATCCAGGCCATCGGATTGACCAGCAACCCCCGCGGGGAGCTTCGGCCCGCCGTCGACGACGTGTCCTTCGAGGCGCGCGCGGGCCACGTCACAGCCCTCCTCGGAGCTTCGGGTGCGGGCAAGACCACGACGCTGAAGCTCATGCTCGAACTCCGGCCGGGCCGAGGAATCACCTACTTCCGAGGCCGGCCGCTGCACCGGATCGCCCATCCGTCGCGCGAGGTCGGCGTACTTCTCGGTGATGTACCCGGTCATCCCGCGCGCACGGTCCACGGGCAGCTCCGCATGCTGTGTGCCGCGGCCGGTGTGCCGGTACGGCGCGCCGACGAGGTCCTCGAAGTGGTCGGTCTGGTCAGCCTGTGCGACGAGCGGCTGAGCACCCTCTCGCGCGGCCTGGACCGTCGCCTGGGCCTCGCCTGCGCGCTGCTGGCCGACCCGCACACCCTCGTCCTCGACGACCCCGCCGCGGGACTCTCCGCCCGTGAAGGCCGCTGGCTGCACGGTGTCCTGCGCGCGCATGCGAGCCAGGGCGGCACCGTTCTGTTCAGCACGGGCGACGCCAAGGAAGCGGCTTGGGCGGCCGACCGGGTCATCACGCTGCGGGAGGGCCGCGTCGCCGCCGACCAGGAGGTCGCGGACTTCGCCCGCACCCGGTTGCGTCCCCGGGTGGCCGTCCGCAGCCCGCACGCCGTCCGCCTCGGCGCCCTGATCGCCAAGGAGGCCCGGACCGACCAGCGTTCCGTCGAGGTCGTGCGCGAGGACGGCAACCGGCTCTCGGTGTACGGCAGCACCTGTGCCGCCGTCGGCGAGACCGCCTACCGGCACGGCATCCTCGTTCACCAAATCGCCGACGAGACCGGGGACATGGGAACTCCCCCCGACCCGTCCGCCGGTGGCGGCGCTCTCGGAAGTGACGATTCTTCTCGGGCCGAGACGCCGGCCACGGAGAGGCAGCCCGTGCTCCTGCCCCCCATCGCCGTACGCCAGGCACCGAGTCCCCTGCGTCCCCTTCGCTACGAACTGCGCCGCGCCGCCGGTGTCGGCACCGGCTACCTCACCTCCGCCGCCGTGCTGTTCGTCTCCGCCCTCCTGTCCGTGTTCCTCGCCAGGATCGGTCACACCCCCGGCCCGCGACTGCTGGCCGCCTGGCCGCGCGAAAGCCCTCTTCCGCCCGCGGCGCTCGGCGCGGGACTGCTCGGCGCGATCGCCTTCGGCGAGGAATTCCGGCACCCCGCCCTGGCCGCGGACCGCGGAACCGTCCCCCGCCGGCTGGGACTGCTGGCGGCCAAACTCCTCGTCTCCTCGGGCACCGCGCTCATGCTGGCCTTTCTCACCGTGGGCTGCGACCTCGAAATCCTCTATCTCGTGTACGGGCGGGAACTCACCGCAATTCCCGGCGATTGGCTTTCCCTGGGCGCGAGTTGGATCGGCCTCGTGGTGGGCTGCGCCTGGGCCGGGGTACTGGCAGCGGGTCTCTTCCGGTCCACCACCGCAGGGCTCGCCGCCGTTCTCGCCGTTCCGGTCCTCGTCGTCCCGCTCGTACAAAAGGCCTTGTCGGGACCATCCGTGCGGACGGCGGCCGGGTTCCCGGAGCGGCTGCGCGAGCTCACGCTGGTGCAGTGGCCGTTCGGGGGAGCGCGCTATCTGGCGGCCGTGGTGCGGCTGGTCGTCCAACCTGTCGGCGGCGCGCTGACGTTGTCGCTGACCGCACTGCTCTGCGCATTTCTGCTCACGACCCTGCGGAGCCGGGTTCGATGA
- a CDS encoding RNA polymerase sigma factor — MSASTSRTLPPEIAESVSVMALIERGKAEGQIAGDDVRRAFEADQIPATQWKNVLRSLNQILEEEGVTLMVSAAEPKRTRKSVAAKSPAKRTATKTVAAKTVTTKKATASAAPAAPAAHDPAEDASDGRVAAKKTVAKKAVAKKTVAKKTAAKKTTAKKDDVELVDDEAVEETPGKPGAEEPAEDGAQGFVLSDEDEDDAPAQQVAAAGATADPVKDYLKQIGKVPLLNAEQEVELAKRIEAGLFAEDKLANADKLAPKLKRELEIIAEDGRRAKNHLLEANLRLVVSLAKRYTGRGMLFLDLIQEGNLGLIRAVEKFDYTKGYKFSTYATWWIRQAITRAMADQARTIRIPVHMVEVINKLARVQRQMLQDLGREPTPEELAKELDMTPEKVIEVQKYGREPISLHTPLGEDGDSEFGDLIEDSEAVVPADAVSFTLLQEQLHSVLDTLSEREAGVVSMRFGLTDGQPKTLDEIGKVYGVTRERIRQIESKTMSKLRHPSRSQVLRDYLD; from the coding sequence GTGTCGGCCAGCACATCCCGTACGCTCCCGCCGGAGATCGCCGAGTCCGTCTCTGTCATGGCGCTCATCGAGCGGGGAAAGGCTGAGGGGCAGATCGCCGGCGATGACGTGCGTCGGGCCTTCGAAGCTGACCAGATTCCGGCCACTCAGTGGAAGAACGTACTGCGCAGCCTCAACCAGATCCTCGAGGAAGAGGGTGTGACGCTGATGGTCAGTGCCGCGGAGCCCAAGCGCACCCGAAAGAGCGTCGCAGCGAAGAGTCCGGCCAAGCGCACCGCCACCAAGACGGTGGCGGCTAAGACGGTGACCACCAAGAAGGCCACCGCCAGCGCAGCCCCGGCCGCCCCTGCCGCCCACGATCCGGCCGAGGACGCGTCCGACGGCCGGGTCGCCGCCAAGAAGACGGTCGCCAAGAAGGCCGTCGCGAAGAAGACGGTCGCCAAGAAGACGGCGGCCAAGAAGACCACCGCCAAGAAGGACGACGTCGAGCTGGTCGACGACGAGGCGGTCGAGGAGACCCCGGGCAAGCCCGGCGCCGAGGAGCCCGCCGAGGACGGCGCCCAGGGCTTCGTGCTGTCCGACGAGGACGAGGACGACGCGCCCGCGCAGCAGGTCGCCGCCGCCGGTGCCACCGCGGACCCGGTCAAGGACTACCTGAAGCAGATCGGCAAGGTCCCCCTGCTCAACGCCGAGCAGGAGGTCGAGCTCGCCAAGCGCATCGAGGCGGGCCTCTTCGCCGAGGACAAGCTGGCGAACGCCGACAAGCTCGCGCCGAAGCTCAAGCGCGAGCTGGAGATCATCGCCGAGGACGGCCGTCGGGCGAAGAACCACCTCCTGGAGGCCAACCTCCGTCTGGTGGTCTCCCTGGCCAAGCGCTACACCGGCCGCGGCATGCTCTTCCTGGACCTCATCCAGGAGGGCAACCTCGGTCTGATCCGCGCGGTGGAGAAGTTCGACTACACCAAGGGCTACAAGTTCTCCACGTACGCCACCTGGTGGATCCGTCAGGCGATCACCCGCGCCATGGCCGACCAGGCCCGCACCATCCGTATCCCGGTGCACATGGTCGAGGTCATCAACAAGCTCGCGCGCGTGCAGCGCCAGATGCTCCAGGACCTGGGCCGTGAGCCCACCCCGGAGGAGCTGGCCAAGGAACTCGACATGACCCCGGAGAAGGTCATCGAGGTCCAGAAGTACGGCCGTGAGCCCATCTCGCTGCACACCCCCCTGGGCGAGGACGGCGACAGCGAGTTCGGTGACCTCATCGAGGACTCCGAGGCCGTCGTCCCGGCCGACGCGGTCAGCTTCACGCTCCTGCAGGAGCAGCTGCACTCCGTTCTCGACACCCTCTCCGAGCGCGAGGCGGGCGTAGTCTCGATGCGCTTCGGTCTCACCGACGGTCAGCCGAAGACCCTCGACGAGATCGGCAAGGTGTACGGCGTCACGCGCGAGCGGATCCGTCAGATCGAGTCCAAGACGATGTCGAAGCTGCGCCACCCGTCGCGCTCGCAGGTGCTGCGCGACTACCTCGACTAG
- a CDS encoding FadR/GntR family transcriptional regulator — translation MSTLAHTMMTAARSTDSGLAGPGELDRYPYSDSRGTERLGVPAWENADQELGRVGRRSAGNRGRGLHGQLVQQLGQMIVSGDLGADRPLVPEEIGQRFEVSRTVVRESLRVLEAKGLVSARPNVGTRVRPVSDWNLLDPDIIEWRAFGPQRDDQRRELSELRWTIEPLAARLAAGHGREEVQQRLGDMVEIMGHALAQGDSLTFSRADSEFHSLLIQVSGNRMLEHLSGIVSAALQVSGGPVAGCERPTEASLVHHGRIVDALAAADGTAAETAMRQLLTVHPEVERVVPAPREH, via the coding sequence GTGAGTACCCTTGCGCACACCATGATGACCGCCGCCCGCTCCACAGACTCCGGCCTGGCCGGCCCGGGCGAACTCGACCGCTACCCCTATAGCGACTCCCGTGGTACCGAGCGCCTCGGCGTCCCCGCGTGGGAGAACGCCGACCAGGAGCTCGGCCGCGTCGGCCGACGCTCCGCGGGCAACCGCGGACGCGGACTGCACGGCCAACTCGTTCAACAGCTGGGCCAGATGATCGTCTCCGGCGACCTCGGCGCGGACCGTCCGCTCGTCCCCGAGGAGATCGGACAGAGGTTCGAAGTCTCGCGCACCGTCGTCCGTGAATCGCTCCGTGTCCTTGAGGCGAAGGGCCTGGTCAGCGCCCGGCCCAACGTCGGTACGCGGGTGCGCCCCGTCAGTGACTGGAACCTTCTCGACCCGGACATCATCGAATGGCGTGCCTTCGGTCCGCAGCGCGACGATCAGCGACGCGAGCTGAGCGAACTGCGCTGGACGATCGAACCGCTCGCCGCCCGCCTCGCCGCCGGGCACGGCCGGGAGGAGGTGCAGCAGCGTCTCGGCGACATGGTCGAGATCATGGGCCACGCCTTGGCGCAGGGTGACTCGCTCACCTTCTCGCGTGCCGACTCGGAGTTCCATTCGCTGCTCATCCAGGTCTCGGGCAACCGCATGCTGGAACACCTTTCCGGGATCGTGTCGGCCGCGCTCCAGGTCTCCGGCGGTCCCGTCGCCGGTTGTGAGCGGCCGACCGAGGCTTCCTTGGTGCACCACGGCCGCATCGTCGACGCGCTGGCCGCGGCCGACGGTACGGCGGCCGAGACCGCCATGCGCCAGCTGCTCACCGTCCACCCCGAGGTGGAGCGCGTGGTGCCCGCGCCGCGCGAGCACTGA
- a CDS encoding type IIA DNA topoisomerase subunit B, with protein MTADTSVPSTALLTGSDRDGSNYTARHLLVLEGLEAVRKRPGMYIGSTDSRGLMHCLWEIIDNSVDEALGGYCDHIDVILHDDGSVEVRDNGRGIPVDVEPKTGLSGVEVVMTKLHAGGKFGGGSYAASGGLHGVGASVVNALSARLDVEVDRSGNTHAVSFRRGTPGAFKADGPEAAFDATSGLRKLKRIPKTRTGTRVRYWADRQIFLKDAKLSLDHLHQRARQTAFLVPGLTIVVRDEYGLGEGGSKGEESFRFDGGISEFCEYLASDKPVCDVLRFSGQGSFKETVPVLDDHGQMTPTEVTRELGVDVALRWGTGYDTNLKSFVNIIATPKGGTHVAGFEQAVAKTMNEVLRAKKLLRVAEDDIVKDDALEGLTAVVTVRLAEPQFEGQTKEVLGTSAARRIVTNVVSRELKAFLTSTKRDDAAQARVVMEKAVAAARTRIAARQHKDAQRRKTALESSSLPAKLADCRSDDVDRSELFIVEGDSALGTAKLARNSEFQALLPIRGKILNVQKSSVTDMLKNAECGAIIQVIGAGSGRTFDIDAARYGKIILLVDADVDGAHIRILLLTLFQRYMRPMVEAGRVFAAVPPLHRVELSQPKKGQDKYVYTYSDRELRETLLELQRKNVRYKDSIQRYKGLGEMDADQLAETTMDPRFRTLRRINISDLDASEQVFDLLMGNDVAPRKEFISRSAATLDRSRIDA; from the coding sequence GTGACCGCCGACACGTCCGTGCCGTCCACAGCGTTGCTGACCGGATCAGACCGGGACGGTTCCAACTACACCGCGCGGCACCTGCTCGTCCTCGAGGGGCTCGAAGCCGTCCGCAAGCGCCCCGGCATGTACATCGGGTCGACCGACAGTCGCGGTCTGATGCACTGCCTGTGGGAGATCATCGACAACTCCGTGGACGAGGCCCTGGGCGGCTACTGCGACCACATCGACGTGATCCTGCACGACGACGGCTCGGTGGAAGTGCGGGACAACGGCCGTGGCATCCCGGTCGACGTGGAGCCGAAGACCGGCCTGTCCGGTGTCGAGGTCGTGATGACCAAGCTGCACGCCGGCGGCAAGTTCGGCGGCGGCTCGTACGCGGCCTCCGGCGGTCTGCACGGCGTGGGCGCCTCCGTGGTGAACGCGCTCTCCGCCCGTCTGGACGTCGAGGTGGACCGCAGCGGCAACACACACGCGGTCAGCTTCCGGCGCGGCACCCCGGGAGCCTTCAAGGCGGACGGCCCCGAGGCCGCCTTCGACGCGACGAGCGGGCTGCGCAAGCTCAAGCGGATCCCCAAGACCCGCACCGGCACGCGCGTGCGCTACTGGGCCGATCGCCAGATCTTCCTCAAGGACGCCAAGCTCTCCCTCGACCACCTGCACCAGCGGGCCCGACAGACCGCCTTCCTGGTCCCGGGCCTCACCATCGTCGTGCGCGACGAGTACGGGCTCGGCGAGGGCGGCAGCAAGGGCGAGGAGTCCTTCCGCTTCGACGGCGGCATCAGTGAGTTCTGCGAGTACCTGGCCTCCGACAAGCCCGTCTGCGACGTTCTCCGCTTCTCGGGGCAGGGCAGCTTCAAGGAGACCGTCCCGGTCCTCGACGACCACGGACAGATGACGCCGACCGAGGTCACCCGTGAGCTCGGCGTGGACGTGGCGCTGCGCTGGGGCACCGGCTACGACACGAACCTGAAGTCGTTCGTGAACATCATCGCCACCCCCAAGGGCGGCACCCATGTCGCGGGCTTCGAGCAGGCCGTGGCCAAGACGATGAACGAGGTGCTGCGGGCCAAGAAGCTGCTGCGCGTCGCCGAGGACGACATCGTCAAGGACGACGCCCTGGAGGGCCTGACCGCCGTCGTCACGGTGCGTCTCGCCGAGCCGCAGTTCGAGGGCCAGACCAAGGAGGTCCTCGGGACCTCGGCGGCCCGCCGCATCGTGACCAACGTGGTCTCCAGGGAGCTCAAGGCGTTCCTGACCTCCACCAAGCGGGACGACGCCGCGCAGGCCCGGGTCGTGATGGAGAAGGCCGTCGCCGCCGCGCGCACGAGGATCGCCGCGCGCCAGCACAAGGACGCGCAGCGCCGGAAGACCGCCCTCGAGTCCTCGTCACTGCCCGCAAAACTCGCCGACTGCCGCAGTGACGATGTCGACCGCAGTGAGCTGTTCATCGTCGAGGGCGACTCCGCGCTCGGTACGGCCAAACTGGCGCGGAACTCGGAGTTCCAGGCGCTGCTGCCGATCCGGGGCAAGATCCTCAACGTTCAGAAGTCGTCCGTGACGGACATGCTCAAGAACGCCGAGTGCGGTGCGATCATCCAGGTCATAGGGGCCGGGTCCGGGCGGACCTTCGACATCGACGCGGCGCGGTACGGGAAGATCATTCTCCTCGTCGACGCCGATGTCGACGGTGCGCACATCCGGATCCTGCTGCTCACGCTGTTCCAGCGGTACATGCGGCCCATGGTCGAGGCCGGGCGGGTGTTCGCGGCGGTGCCGCCGCTGCACCGCGTCGAGCTCAGCCAGCCCAAGAAGGGGCAGGACAAGTACGTCTACACGTACTCGGACCGTGAGCTGCGGGAGACGCTGCTGGAGCTGCAGCGCAAGAACGTGCGGTACAAGGACTCGATCCAGCGGTACAAGGGTCTGGGCGAGATGGACGCCGATCAGCTGGCCGAGACGACGATGGATCCCCGGTTCCGGACGCTGCGCCGGATCAACATCTCCGACCTGGACGCCTCTGAGCAGGTGTTCGATCTGCTGATGGGGAACGACGTGGCACCGCGCAAGGAGTTCATCTCCAGGTCCGCGGCGACGTTGGACCGGTCGCGCATCGACGCGTAG